TATCGTATTTTTGATCGATCAAATGAGTGAGGTCATTATCGAGAATGAGGTACCGTTCTGCGAGCTAGACGCCCACGCCGGAGATGGTGATTTTGGGATGAGCGTAGCCAAGGGCTTTAAGCAGTTGAAAGTAGAATGGGAAGATATTCTAGCTAATCATCACAGCGATATCGGTGACTTCCTTGATGCTTGTTCATTGATCATTATGGAGCATTGTGGAGGAGCTTCCGGGCCGATCTGGGGATCGGGCTTCCGCGCTGCGAGCAAGACTGCGCTGCAGAAGCAGGAGTTATCCATTCAGGAATTTGCCAATATGATGCAAGCGGTCGTCAAAGGAATTCAAGATACGGGCGAAAGGTCTTTCGGGAGAGGTGCTGTCGTTGGAGACAAGACTTTAATTGATGCGCTTGTACCTTTTGCGGATGCCTGGACACAAAGCGCAGAACAAGGCGAAGATATAAAGCTGGCAGCTATCAAAGCTGCTGAGGCGGCAGTTCTCGGTGCCCAGAAGACTTCCGATATCGTCGCCCGTATGGGAAGAGCAGGCACGGTAGGTGAACGCAGCATTGGTTATCCGGATGCAGGAGCTTACGCGCTTGGAGTTATTTTCACAGAGCTAGCTAAAGCGATGAGATAAGAGATAATATAAACTGAATCCGGATCTGAATAATGCTACGAAAGTTAAAAGCTGATTAACAGAAATCGACACCCCCTTATCCATTAGGATGAGGGGGTGTTTGTATTTGGAATCATACGCTAACACTCCTCATAAACTGTTCGTTGCAGTTTAGCTAATATCTCGAATATAATGATCTAAATGATAATCGTTATCATTTAATACATGGATAAAGGTGATCTCCTCATGATAAAACACTACATTGGGACTACAGCGTACTGCAGCTCTGCTGAGGGTATAACTTAATGACAAGAAAATCAATTCATAACATCTATAACGGGTATTTCAATGCATTGTTTGAGACTCCGACTATAAGGGACACCACAGAGCGAATGCATTTTTCACAACCTAGTGACCATGGATACGTCGATAGGGTTATCACATCTTCCGGGATCGAAATTGTAGATAGTGATTACCGTTTCACTGAGGATCGTTTAGTCCGAGTTCAATCCGAAGCAGCTATGATTGAGCTAAGCTTTTGTCTACAGGGCAGCGGAGAAGTTCATGTAACAGGCAATAGTCACGAGTTGGTGCCCGACAGTTGTTCATTGCAGCTCATGCGAGATTTCCAAGCCGAATTTCACTATCGCAGTGCTGAACCCATCCGTTTACTGTCCATTGGTGTACCGGTAACACTGTTCGATTCATGGATGGTAGAGCAAGGATCTCTACATACTTGCAGTTTATCCGGGCTGTTAGATACACAATCATTTCGTATGTTCCGTATGCCTATTCTTCCAGAAACCTCCCGAATATTGGTTCAATTGAGAGATTGCCCATATCATACCTCAATGCGCAGGTTATACGCAGAGGGTAAGGCATTAGAACTCCTTTCCGCATATTTGGGCGCTTTTCTTTTTGAGCAGAGTCATACTAAACGTAGCTTGCATTTATCTCGCACTGACCGGGAAAGTATTCGGAGAGCCAGAGAAATCATACTCGAGCAAATGGCAAACCCTCCATCACTCATAGAGCTTTCCAAGCTGGCGGGTATTAACGAATACAAATTAAAAGTTGGTTTTAAGGAAGAGTATGGTACGACTGTATTTGCCTATTTACGGAAGAAACGTTTAGAAAAAGCATGGGAAATCATGCGTTCCGGGGAGAGTAGTGTTAGTCAAACAGCGACGATGGTAGGTTACAACAACTTTAGTCATTTTGCGGAGGCGTTTCGGAAGCAGTATGGAATAAATCCTTCTGAAATAATAAAAAAACGTTAGACAACAAATAAATATCCGCCAAACCGTTATTCAATCCCTCTATCGGTAGTTTAGCCCTATCAGCAGAGTGTATGATCGGACTTGCTAGTAGTGAGAATGATTATCAATAGATTGGAGAGGGTTGGAAAAAATGTTCAGTTTAAAACGTATCTCTTTTGTCGGAATCGCCTTATTCATGATGGTGATGTTGTACGGATGTGGGAATTCAGGGCAGGAGGCTCAAGGGGATAACACCCCACCCGCGGTAACATCTGAACCCGTCGCTACGAATTCCTCCGAAACACGTACCATTAAGGACGCCATGGGAGATGTTGAAATACCGGTAAACCCGGTTAGAATTGCCGATGTATCTGGCTCAACTGAAGAACTTTTAGTGCTTGGATATAAACCTGTGATTACCGGGAATACAGACATGGCTAATTCACTGGAAATCACACCTATTCTAAAAAAAGAACTGCCTAATGTAACGCCCGTTGGATGGTTTCAAACGGAAGTTAACTTAGAAGCGATCAGTGCAGCAAGTCCTGACTTGATACTGGCAGGGCCTACACAAGAGAAAATCTATGATCAACTAAATATGATTGCTCCAACAGTGAGGGTTCCTTATGGCTTTAATGCTTTTAGAGAGCGGTTTGCCTTTGTTGCAGAGGTACTTGATAAGAAAGCAGAAATGGATGAGTGGCTGAAGGCCTATGATCAACGTGCTCAACAACTGCATGATCAAATCACAAAGATAACTAATGAAGAAACGTTTGCGGTAATCGAAGCTACAGAGAAAGAAATCCGGATCTATTCCCGCACAGGTATTGCAGATATGATTTTTAATGATCTTGGATTACTCATCGCGCCAGGTACACCGGAACCAGACCCATGGGGAGGAAAAGTAACAAGTCTAGAAGCACTGTCTACCTTTAATCCAGACCACATCATTTTATTATCTGATAATGACCGGAATGTTCTAGACAAAAGTAAGGTCTGGAGCAGCCTAAAAGCTGTAAAATCGAAAAATATATATCGCATGACAAGCAGACAAAATTACAATGAAGCATTCTTTGCATTGGGGAAAGAGGCATTGCTGGAACAAATCGCTGAACAAATCAAGGAACATATCAACAAGTAAAGCTATTCTGTTTAAAATAAAATGTGTAGCTAAAAAACACTGATCCTAATCTGGATCAGTGTTTTTTTAGTTCGAGATTCTTCCAACTTTATGAATCTAATCAATACATTCAATTTTCCTATGTAGGTTTTTTCATGAAAATCAAAGAATTTGTATATGCTGCATGATTCGCTGGATGTCAGAACTTGGAATCTGATTGTCGTAAATTTGATTTTTGGTGTAATGTTGATTAATCTGATAGGTGCGCCTACCATGGCATTGATTACGAATACTTCCATTTGGGCTAGATTAACAAGTGTGGTGATCTTTCTTCCACGTGATATCATTAAAGCGGTTATTGCAGCCATCATTGCGATATAGCTTAGAATAATCCGCAGGTTTTACATAATTATAAATCAAGAGGAGATTTGATAGGATTATGAATGGTAATTAACTGGATAAGATATAAAAAACAGCACCAAGTAAACAACAATAAATTT
This genomic stretch from Paenibacillus sp. FSL H7-0737 harbors:
- a CDS encoding helix-turn-helix domain-containing protein encodes the protein MTRKSIHNIYNGYFNALFETPTIRDTTERMHFSQPSDHGYVDRVITSSGIEIVDSDYRFTEDRLVRVQSEAAMIELSFCLQGSGEVHVTGNSHELVPDSCSLQLMRDFQAEFHYRSAEPIRLLSIGVPVTLFDSWMVEQGSLHTCSLSGLLDTQSFRMFRMPILPETSRILVQLRDCPYHTSMRRLYAEGKALELLSAYLGAFLFEQSHTKRSLHLSRTDRESIRRAREIILEQMANPPSLIELSKLAGINEYKLKVGFKEEYGTTVFAYLRKKRLEKAWEIMRSGESSVSQTATMVGYNNFSHFAEAFRKQYGINPSEIIKKR
- a CDS encoding ABC transporter substrate-binding protein — encoded protein: MFSLKRISFVGIALFMMVMLYGCGNSGQEAQGDNTPPAVTSEPVATNSSETRTIKDAMGDVEIPVNPVRIADVSGSTEELLVLGYKPVITGNTDMANSLEITPILKKELPNVTPVGWFQTEVNLEAISAASPDLILAGPTQEKIYDQLNMIAPTVRVPYGFNAFRERFAFVAEVLDKKAEMDEWLKAYDQRAQQLHDQITKITNEETFAVIEATEKEIRIYSRTGIADMIFNDLGLLIAPGTPEPDPWGGKVTSLEALSTFNPDHIILLSDNDRNVLDKSKVWSSLKAVKSKNIYRMTSRQNYNEAFFALGKEALLEQIAEQIKEHINK
- a CDS encoding biotin transporter BioY is translated as MLHDSLDVRTWNLIVVNLIFGVMLINLIGAPTMALITNTSIWARLTSVVIFLPRDIIKAVIAAIIAI